The Gemmata palustris genome includes a region encoding these proteins:
- a CDS encoding aldehyde dehydrogenase family protein, with the protein MIQIPALRFGKSYTSLEKATLVHHVTGEPVAEVSQVTGSMIARDLSNMERAHKELAAIPVRDILAMYKKAADYFLNAALPCGDTELTFDQYTRNLSATTGSALVFCDRNARKVHYVLDNIEEVIAGLTRGLPVEALDQGYSTASGRMQAFYPTTNVFGAVLPSNSPGVHSLWVPTLAFKIPLLLKPGREEPWTPYRVLQAFIKAGIPASVIGFLPTDHAGSADILRLCGRSMAFGDDRSMAPYKNDHRVEIHGTGYSKIIFGEDQADNWEQHLDLLVEAVAANGGRACVNASAIWTPRNGDAIATGLAQRLAGVKARPWDDPNCEISAFAKPEVAEAISAMVDEGLKTPGARDVTQELRGTPRLVKEGRSAWLLPTIVRCDGPEHPLANKEFLFPYASVIEYPQYDVLKRIGYTLAATALTDDPAFIAECMACANIERLNIGPLPTNRLTWDQPHEGNLFTHLYKQRALQHARKRAAV; encoded by the coding sequence ATGATCCAGATTCCCGCTCTCCGCTTCGGCAAAAGTTACACCAGTCTGGAGAAGGCGACGCTCGTTCACCACGTCACCGGGGAACCGGTCGCGGAGGTGAGCCAGGTCACGGGTTCGATGATCGCCCGCGACCTCAGTAACATGGAGCGGGCGCACAAGGAACTGGCTGCGATCCCCGTGCGCGACATCCTCGCGATGTACAAGAAGGCGGCGGACTACTTCCTGAACGCCGCCCTGCCCTGCGGCGACACCGAACTCACGTTCGACCAGTACACGCGGAACCTCTCCGCCACCACCGGTAGCGCCCTCGTGTTCTGCGACCGGAACGCGCGGAAAGTGCATTACGTTCTCGACAACATCGAAGAAGTGATCGCGGGTTTGACGCGCGGGCTGCCCGTCGAGGCGCTCGACCAGGGCTACTCCACCGCGAGCGGGCGGATGCAGGCGTTCTACCCGACGACGAACGTCTTCGGGGCGGTGCTCCCGTCCAACTCGCCCGGCGTCCACTCGCTGTGGGTGCCGACGCTCGCGTTCAAGATCCCATTGCTGTTGAAGCCGGGGCGCGAGGAACCGTGGACGCCGTACCGCGTGCTGCAAGCGTTCATTAAGGCCGGCATACCCGCGAGTGTGATTGGGTTCCTCCCAACCGACCACGCGGGATCAGCAGACATCCTCCGGCTGTGCGGCCGAAGTATGGCGTTCGGCGACGACCGGAGCATGGCCCCGTACAAGAACGATCACCGCGTCGAGATCCACGGGACCGGGTACTCGAAGATCATTTTCGGCGAGGACCAGGCCGACAACTGGGAACAGCACCTCGACCTGTTGGTCGAAGCGGTCGCGGCGAACGGCGGGCGCGCGTGCGTGAACGCCAGTGCCATCTGGACGCCGCGCAACGGGGACGCTATTGCCACCGGGCTGGCGCAACGGCTCGCCGGGGTGAAAGCCCGCCCCTGGGACGATCCCAACTGCGAAATCAGCGCGTTCGCCAAGCCGGAAGTCGCCGAAGCGATCAGCGCAATGGTCGATGAAGGTTTGAAGACGCCCGGCGCGCGCGACGTGACGCAGGAACTGCGGGGCACGCCGCGGCTGGTGAAAGAGGGCCGGTCCGCGTGGCTCCTGCCGACGATCGTCCGGTGCGACGGCCCCGAGCACCCGCTGGCGAACAAGGAGTTCCTGTTCCCCTACGCCAGCGTGATAGAATACCCTCAGTATGACGTGCTAAAGCGCATCGGTTACACCCTCGCGGCCACGGCCCTGACCGACGACCCGGCGTTCATCGCGGAGTGCATGGCGTGCGCGAACATCGAGCGATTGAACATCGGGCCGCTACCTACCAACCGGTTGACCTGGGACCAGCCGCATGAAGGCAACCTCTTTACACACCTCTACAAACAGCGCGCCCTTCAGCACGCACGCAAGCGCGCCGCCGTTTGA
- a CDS encoding phenylacetate--CoA ligase family protein, producing the protein MPTVPLDTPADQLRAAQLAAVRRLLATVLPGNTFYARKFAQRDPRAIDSLETFARFPFTTKAELTADQAAHPPYGTNLTFPVESYTRFHQTSGTTTGRPLHWLDTLESWEWLIGCWNTNFALIGLSQKDRLFFPFSFGPFLGFWSAFEAASRAGFLTMPGGGMTSTARLRFLLEHRCTVLFATPTYALHLAELAAKDGIDLANSAVRAIVVAGEPGGNIPATRQRLEAVWGARVFDHYGMTEMGPVAVGADGRPGEMYLLECDYLAEVVNAQTGLPVSEGESGELVLTNLGRTGSPLIRYRTGDMVRVVAAPDPTGRSWRRLDGGILGRADDMIHVRGNNLYPSAIEAIVRRFPAVAEYRIHVDHTNPLADLRLEVEPTSGDGPSLADAVGRAIRDELFFRVDVTAAAPGSLPRFEMKAARVVRRAK; encoded by the coding sequence ATGCCGACGGTTCCCCTCGATACCCCCGCCGATCAGCTCCGGGCCGCGCAACTCGCGGCGGTGCGCCGGCTCCTCGCGACCGTGCTCCCGGGGAACACGTTCTACGCCCGCAAATTCGCCCAGCGCGACCCGCGCGCGATCGATTCGCTCGAAACGTTCGCGCGGTTCCCGTTCACAACGAAAGCCGAACTGACGGCGGACCAGGCCGCGCACCCGCCCTACGGCACGAACCTGACCTTCCCGGTGGAGAGCTACACCCGGTTCCACCAGACCTCCGGCACCACCACGGGGCGCCCGCTCCACTGGCTCGACACGCTGGAGTCGTGGGAGTGGCTCATCGGGTGCTGGAACACGAACTTCGCGCTGATCGGGTTGAGTCAAAAGGACCGGCTGTTCTTCCCGTTCTCGTTCGGCCCGTTTCTCGGATTCTGGAGCGCGTTCGAGGCCGCGTCCCGGGCCGGCTTCCTCACGATGCCCGGCGGCGGGATGACCAGCACGGCCCGGCTCCGGTTCCTGCTCGAGCACCGCTGCACGGTGCTCTTCGCCACTCCCACCTACGCGCTGCACCTGGCCGAACTCGCGGCAAAAGACGGCATCGACTTGGCGAACAGCGCGGTTCGCGCGATCGTGGTCGCGGGCGAGCCGGGCGGCAACATCCCGGCGACGCGCCAGCGCCTCGAGGCCGTTTGGGGCGCGCGGGTCTTCGATCACTACGGCATGACGGAAATGGGGCCGGTCGCGGTGGGGGCGGACGGGCGGCCGGGCGAAATGTACCTTTTAGAATGTGACTACCTCGCGGAAGTGGTGAACGCGCAGACCGGCCTACCCGTTTCCGAGGGCGAGAGCGGCGAACTGGTGCTGACCAACCTCGGCCGCACGGGGAGCCCGCTGATCCGGTACCGGACCGGCGATATGGTCCGCGTCGTCGCCGCCCCCGACCCGACGGGGCGCTCGTGGCGCCGACTCGATGGCGGCATCTTGGGGCGCGCCGATGACATGATCCACGTGCGCGGGAACAACCTGTACCCGAGCGCGATCGAGGCCATTGTCCGCCGGTTCCCCGCCGTCGCCGAGTACCGGATTCACGTGGACCACACGAACCCGCTCGCCGACCTGCGATTGGAAGTAGAACCCACCAGTGGCGATGGCCCGAGCCTCGCTGACGCCGTGGGCCGAGCGATCCGCGACGAGCTGTTCTTCCGGGTCGATGTGACTGCGGCCGCCCCGGGCAGCCTTCCTCGATTCGAGATGAAGGCCGCCCGCGTTGTTCGCAGGGCGAAGTGA
- a CDS encoding S41 family peptidase: MTAWATIRRFGGACVLVLSAFVFTSTPASGTPEPKIARPTKPTPAQLREIAEKAEKAGDWEAAFNAYCHLFVSDRNSPELREKLNVALRYTQQLRRHRDPGFQQFVNGMQLDSGLDLFVEVFQKLPAVYADREKAAVQNLWGFAIEEIDRALGNPAFKRAFLDNPRTDKLDQFRLALRQQWAKRTVTDHKEAHSGLRRLIASAQDHFTVRIPAAFAIEAACGACSGLDEYTVFLAPSADTTAVPDLSSAGLYLGIDKNTLVIEGIVPNSWVALTYPQLRRGDRITRLNNRTMDAAGLSGAAGALRTPIEGLHQLDVRGAGDDAKIEVRIPLTLPSVYGTRMVPDKFVGYVRIGNFQTSTPRELDEAISGLKLSGARAIVIDLRGNHGGSFLAGVETARRLLPTGLIVTTQGQVSEVANQVFSSSTGMSAHDIPVVLLIDTETASAAEVLAAALKDNNRATLVGVPSFGKGTMQHSLRLVTLDDLDPATGKKVSKTGSVRVTIAKLVAPTSGPISGSGISPHFLEADPTLQLELAADKAQELATGRMMQPIPAPPMIP, encoded by the coding sequence ATGACCGCGTGGGCGACAATCCGCCGGTTCGGAGGGGCGTGCGTGCTCGTTCTGAGCGCGTTCGTGTTCACCTCCACCCCGGCCAGCGGTACACCGGAACCCAAAATAGCGCGCCCGACGAAACCCACCCCGGCCCAACTGCGCGAGATCGCAGAGAAGGCGGAGAAAGCTGGGGACTGGGAAGCCGCGTTCAACGCCTACTGCCACCTGTTCGTTTCCGACCGCAACTCGCCCGAGTTGCGCGAGAAGCTCAATGTCGCACTGCGCTACACGCAGCAACTCCGCCGGCACCGTGACCCCGGGTTCCAACAGTTCGTGAACGGGATGCAACTCGACAGCGGGTTGGATCTGTTCGTCGAAGTGTTCCAAAAGCTCCCGGCGGTCTACGCGGACCGCGAAAAAGCCGCGGTACAGAACTTGTGGGGCTTCGCGATCGAAGAAATCGACCGCGCGCTGGGCAACCCGGCGTTCAAGCGGGCTTTTCTCGACAACCCCCGAACCGACAAACTGGACCAGTTCCGCTTGGCCCTCCGTCAACAGTGGGCCAAGCGCACCGTTACCGACCACAAAGAAGCGCACAGCGGGCTGCGGCGCCTGATCGCGTCCGCACAGGACCATTTCACAGTGCGAATCCCGGCCGCGTTCGCGATCGAAGCCGCTTGCGGTGCGTGCAGCGGGTTGGACGAGTACACGGTCTTCCTCGCCCCGAGCGCCGATACCACTGCGGTTCCGGACCTTTCCTCGGCCGGTCTGTACCTCGGTATCGACAAAAACACCCTGGTGATCGAAGGGATCGTCCCGAATTCGTGGGTCGCGTTGACGTACCCACAACTGCGGCGCGGGGACCGCATCACGCGGTTGAACAATCGCACGATGGACGCGGCCGGGTTGTCCGGGGCGGCCGGGGCGCTCCGCACCCCGATCGAAGGGCTCCACCAACTCGACGTGAGGGGGGCCGGCGACGATGCGAAAATCGAAGTGCGCATTCCCCTCACGCTCCCGTCCGTCTACGGCACGCGCATGGTCCCGGACAAGTTCGTCGGCTACGTCCGCATCGGGAACTTCCAAACCAGTACCCCGCGCGAACTGGACGAAGCCATTTCTGGACTGAAGCTGAGCGGCGCGCGCGCGATCGTCATCGATTTGCGGGGCAATCACGGCGGATCGTTCTTGGCGGGTGTCGAGACCGCCCGGCGCCTGCTCCCCACCGGGTTGATCGTTACGACCCAGGGCCAGGTGAGCGAAGTCGCCAACCAGGTCTTCAGTTCCTCAACGGGAATGAGCGCACACGACATTCCCGTCGTGCTCCTGATCGACACCGAAACCGCGTCCGCGGCCGAAGTGCTCGCGGCGGCCCTGAAGGACAACAACCGCGCCACCCTCGTTGGGGTGCCGAGCTTCGGCAAGGGAACCATGCAGCACTCGCTGCGGCTCGTCACACTCGACGACCTCGACCCCGCGACCGGCAAGAAGGTGAGCAAAACGGGCAGCGTGCGCGTGACCATCGCGAAGCTGGTCGCCCCAACGAGCGGCCCGATCAGCGGGAGCGGCATCAGCCCGCACTTCCTGGAAGCGGACCCGACGCTCCAGCTCGAACTCGCCGCGGACAAGGCCCAGGAACTGGCGACCGGCCGGATGATGCAGCCGATCCCGGCCCCGCCCATGATTCCGTGA
- the nadC gene encoding carboxylating nicotinate-nucleotide diphosphorylase, translating into MSTSSLTAAETDAADAIIRLALAEDLGTTGDRTSLATIPETTRAKAAFVARSVGVVAGLPVAERVCRAISADLAFVQAVPDGTATERGTLLATISGPLRAVLAAERTALNFLQRLSGVATLTRRYVDAARGFPAQVLDTRKTTPGWRLLEKYAVRAGGGTNHRIGLFDGILIKDNHIAGLLGDVGKSVEAARNYPGNAGLPVEVEVDTLEQLEHALAVKADIALLDNMTLDQLRLAIDRRNEVNPATLLEASGNVNLTTIRDIAATGVDRISVGALTHSAPALDIGLDYTA; encoded by the coding sequence ATGAGCACGTCCTCTCTCACCGCCGCAGAAACGGATGCGGCGGACGCGATCATTCGGCTGGCGCTCGCGGAAGACCTGGGCACGACCGGCGACCGCACGAGCCTCGCCACGATCCCGGAAACAACGCGCGCGAAAGCCGCGTTCGTCGCGCGCTCGGTGGGCGTGGTCGCGGGTTTGCCCGTTGCGGAGCGCGTGTGCCGCGCGATCAGTGCGGACCTGGCCTTTGTTCAGGCGGTCCCCGACGGCACCGCCACGGAACGCGGAACGCTCCTCGCGACGATTTCCGGGCCGCTGCGCGCGGTCCTCGCGGCCGAGCGCACCGCACTGAACTTCCTGCAGCGTTTGAGTGGCGTGGCGACCCTGACGCGCCGGTACGTTGACGCCGCACGCGGGTTCCCCGCCCAAGTGCTCGACACGCGCAAAACGACACCGGGTTGGCGGCTCCTGGAAAAATACGCCGTTCGCGCGGGCGGGGGGACGAACCACCGGATCGGGTTGTTCGACGGCATTCTGATCAAGGACAACCACATCGCGGGTCTGCTCGGCGACGTGGGCAAGTCCGTTGAAGCAGCGCGGAACTACCCCGGGAACGCAGGGCTCCCCGTCGAGGTGGAAGTGGACACCCTCGAACAGCTCGAGCACGCGCTCGCGGTGAAAGCGGACATCGCGCTGCTCGACAACATGACCCTCGACCAACTGCGGTTGGCGATCGATCGGCGCAACGAGGTCAACCCGGCCACGCTGTTGGAAGCCTCGGGCAACGTGAATTTGACGACGATTCGCGACATCGCCGCCACCGGAGTGGACCGCATCAGCGTGGGCGCCCTCACGCACTCCGCCCCCGCCCTGGACATCGGACTGGACTACACGGCGTGA
- a CDS encoding biotin--[acetyl-CoA-carboxylase] ligase, whose translation MSTPPFVPRETWRFDTERIGRRVLVYDSVDSTLSLGAALAASEENTDGLVLIADHQRAGRGQYGRTWTSRPGSSLLMSVIVRPPAELQRPVILTAWVAVAIADAVRALTGAQARLKWPNDLLVSEKKICGILIEQSSSAGALTTVAGVGLNLTQTAEEFARANLPAATSLGIVSGGTIDARAAAGVVIQKLDREFARLCAGERGAVEADWKWRIGLLGRQVVIEHLGGASTTGRLRDMSFDGLEVEDAEGFVRVIAPEAVAHVRAV comes from the coding sequence GTGAGCACTCCCCCCTTCGTTCCGCGCGAGACGTGGCGCTTCGACACCGAGCGCATCGGGCGGCGCGTATTGGTGTACGACTCCGTCGACAGCACCCTTTCGCTCGGCGCGGCCCTCGCCGCATCAGAGGAGAACACGGACGGGTTGGTACTGATCGCCGACCACCAGCGCGCGGGGCGCGGGCAGTACGGGCGCACGTGGACGAGCCGCCCCGGGAGTTCACTGCTGATGTCGGTCATCGTCCGCCCGCCCGCCGAACTGCAGCGCCCGGTCATCTTGACCGCGTGGGTCGCGGTCGCGATCGCGGACGCGGTCCGGGCGCTCACGGGCGCGCAAGCCCGCCTCAAGTGGCCCAACGACCTGCTCGTTTCCGAAAAGAAAATCTGCGGAATCCTCATCGAGCAGAGTAGCAGCGCGGGCGCCCTCACGACCGTCGCCGGGGTCGGCCTGAACCTCACGCAGACGGCCGAAGAGTTCGCGCGGGCGAACCTGCCCGCCGCGACCTCGCTGGGGATCGTCTCCGGGGGCACGATCGACGCGCGCGCGGCGGCCGGCGTGGTGATCCAGAAACTCGACCGGGAGTTCGCGCGCCTCTGTGCGGGCGAGCGCGGCGCCGTCGAAGCGGACTGGAAGTGGCGCATCGGCTTACTCGGCCGGCAGGTCGTCATCGAGCACCTCGGCGGCGCGAGCACCACGGGCCGGTTGCGCGACATGAGTTTCGACGGCCTGGAGGTGGAAGACGCGGAAGGTTTCGTGCGCGTTATTGCGCCGGAAGCCGTGGCGCACGTCCGCGCGGTCTGA
- a CDS encoding response regulator → MVSAHSPTAPETVSDAAPVEGSEVPTVLVVDDSAIDRRVAGRLVEKDSGLRAVYAPDGLAALDLIARSAPTVVLTDLQMPGMDGLELVRTIRDRFPTIPVVLMTGNGSEEIAIEALRNGAASYVPKRTLAKDLAATIEQVLNAARGDRRQQKLFGSFASVESRLELENDPALVPALVTYLQGQVTQMGACAASDRTRVGVALEEALLNGLYHGNLELSSDLRQDGSGEFERRAKERRYQPPYRDRRLHVTARVRPGEAVFVIRDEGPGFDPGTLPDPTDPANLEKASGRGLLLIQAFMDAVSHNATGNEITLVKRADPQPA, encoded by the coding sequence ATGGTGTCGGCACATTCGCCCACGGCACCCGAAACGGTATCCGACGCGGCACCGGTCGAGGGGTCCGAGGTTCCGACGGTTCTGGTCGTGGACGACTCGGCCATCGACCGCCGGGTCGCAGGGCGCCTGGTCGAAAAGGACTCGGGCCTGCGCGCCGTGTACGCCCCCGACGGGCTCGCGGCCCTGGACCTGATCGCACGGTCCGCGCCCACGGTGGTGCTCACGGACCTGCAGATGCCCGGGATGGACGGGCTCGAACTCGTGCGCACGATCCGGGACCGGTTCCCCACGATCCCGGTGGTCCTGATGACGGGCAACGGGAGCGAGGAGATCGCGATCGAGGCCCTGCGCAACGGGGCCGCGAGTTACGTGCCCAAGCGCACCCTGGCGAAGGACCTGGCGGCGACCATCGAGCAGGTGCTCAACGCGGCGCGCGGGGACCGGCGCCAGCAGAAGCTGTTCGGCTCGTTCGCGTCGGTCGAGAGCCGGCTGGAACTGGAGAACGACCCGGCGCTGGTGCCCGCACTGGTCACGTACCTGCAGGGCCAGGTGACCCAAATGGGCGCGTGCGCCGCGTCGGACCGGACCCGGGTCGGTGTGGCCCTGGAAGAAGCTCTGCTCAACGGGCTGTACCACGGGAACCTGGAACTGAGTTCGGACCTGCGCCAGGACGGGAGCGGGGAGTTCGAGCGCCGGGCCAAGGAGCGCCGGTACCAGCCCCCGTACCGGGACCGGCGCCTGCACGTGACGGCCCGGGTGCGCCCGGGCGAGGCCGTGTTCGTGATCCGGGACGAGGGGCCGGGGTTCGACCCGGGCACGCTGCCCGACCCCACGGACCCGGCCAACCTGGAGAAGGCCAGCGGGCGCGGGCTCCTGCTCATCCAGGCGTTCATGGACGCCGTCTCGCACAACGCCACCGGCAACGAAATCACACTCGTCAAACGGGCCGACCCGCAGCCCGCCTAG
- a CDS encoding DUF1559 domain-containing protein: protein MRPNFARRGFTLIELLVVIAIIAILIGLLLPAVQKVREAAARMSCSNNMKQLGLAAANYESSYGYLPPGNNSVSAIGTFGYLLPFVEQDNIYQLIEPAKLAIPGTGVWYAGGSWAAANNKVKMFQCPSDGSDNVTASTGVWAYVYVNGPAPSAGSWSPTAYPTLGKTNYAPNAGYLGSANTSLTGPFFTNSKTKISAISDGTSNTIGFGEYLGGHNPGTRDYVSTWMGTGGLPTAWGLTETSEWYQFGGRHTGGVLFTFCDGSVRSLRRGMDSSAFVFLSGMNDGVVVTNVD from the coding sequence ATGCGCCCAAATTTCGCCCGTCGAGGTTTCACCCTGATTGAGTTGCTGGTGGTGATCGCCATTATTGCGATCCTCATCGGATTGTTGCTCCCCGCGGTGCAGAAAGTCCGTGAAGCGGCGGCCCGTATGTCGTGCAGCAACAACATGAAGCAACTCGGGTTAGCGGCGGCCAACTACGAGAGTTCGTATGGCTACCTCCCGCCCGGCAACAACAGTGTGAGCGCGATTGGCACATTCGGTTACCTGTTGCCGTTCGTGGAGCAGGACAACATTTACCAACTGATCGAGCCCGCGAAACTCGCGATCCCGGGCACCGGCGTCTGGTACGCCGGCGGCTCGTGGGCGGCCGCGAACAACAAGGTCAAGATGTTCCAGTGCCCGTCCGACGGGTCGGACAACGTGACCGCGTCGACCGGGGTTTGGGCGTATGTTTACGTCAACGGTCCCGCGCCGAGTGCCGGTTCGTGGTCGCCGACCGCGTACCCGACGCTCGGTAAGACCAACTACGCTCCGAACGCCGGGTACCTGGGGTCAGCGAATACGTCATTGACTGGCCCGTTCTTCACGAACTCCAAAACGAAGATCTCCGCGATTTCCGACGGTACTTCTAACACCATCGGTTTCGGGGAGTACCTCGGCGGTCACAACCCCGGCACCCGCGACTATGTGAGCACGTGGATGGGCACCGGCGGGCTCCCGACTGCATGGGGGCTGACCGAAACGAGCGAGTGGTACCAGTTCGGTGGTCGGCACACGGGCGGCGTGCTGTTCACGTTTTGCGATGGCTCCGTTCGTTCGCTCCGCCGCGGTATGGATTCGAGCGCGTTCGTGTTCCTGTCCGGGATGAACGACGGGGTCGTCGTGACCAACGTGGACTGA